Proteins from a single region of Belliella baltica DSM 15883:
- a CDS encoding transposase, which yields MKKSKFTEAQILKVLKTQEEGKKVSEICREFGISEPTFYNWKSRYGGMTLSELQRVKELEAENARLKRLVADLSLDNQVLKEINSKKW from the coding sequence ATGAAAAAGTCAAAGTTTACAGAAGCACAGATCTTGAAAGTGCTAAAAACCCAAGAGGAGGGAAAAAAGGTAAGTGAGATCTGCCGCGAGTTCGGTATTTCAGAGCCAACATTTTACAATTGGAAGAGCCGATATGGCGGAATGACATTGTCTGAGCTACAGCGCGTTAAAGAGCTGGAGGCTGAAAATGCACGCTTAAAGCGGTTAGTTGCAGATTTATCTTTAGACAACCAAGTGCTTAAAGAGATTAACTCAAAAAAGTGGTAA